In a genomic window of Streptomyces pristinaespiralis:
- a CDS encoding L-serine ammonia-lyase, protein MAISVFDLFSIGIGPSSSHTVGPMRAARMFARRLKNEGLLAHTTAIRAELYGSLGATGHGHGTPKAVLLGLEGNSPRTVDVESADEQVERIRTDGRINLLGAHEIDFDFDEDLVLHRRKALPYHANGMTVVARDAEGTTLLEKTYYSVGGGFVVDEDAVAGDNPIVPEDTVLKHPFRTGDELLRLTKETGLSISALMLENEKAWRTEEEIREGLLEIWRVMQACVARGMSREGILPGGLKVRRRAATTARKLRSEGDPQALAMEWITLYAMAVNEENAAGGRVVTAPTNGAAGIIPAVLHYYMNFVPGADEKGIVDFLLAAGAIGMLFKENASISGAEVGCQGEVGSACSMAAGALAEVLGGSPEQVENAAEIGMEHNLGLTCDPVGGLVQIPCIERNGMAAVKAVTAAKMAMRGDGSHKVSLDKVIKTMKETGADMSVKYKETARGGLAVNIIEC, encoded by the coding sequence GTGGCCATCTCGGTCTTCGACCTGTTCTCGATCGGCATCGGCCCGTCCAGCTCCCACACGGTGGGCCCGATGCGCGCCGCCCGGATGTTCGCCCGGCGCCTGAAGAACGAGGGCCTGCTCGCCCACACCACGGCGATACGGGCCGAGCTGTACGGCTCGCTGGGCGCGACCGGGCACGGCCACGGCACTCCCAAGGCGGTCCTGCTGGGCCTCGAGGGCAACTCTCCGCGGACCGTCGACGTCGAGAGCGCCGACGAGCAGGTCGAGCGGATCAGGACGGACGGGCGGATCAACCTGCTCGGCGCCCACGAGATCGACTTCGACTTCGACGAGGACCTCGTCCTGCACCGCCGTAAGGCCCTGCCGTACCACGCCAACGGCATGACGGTCGTCGCCCGCGACGCCGAGGGCACGACGCTGCTGGAGAAGACGTACTACTCCGTCGGCGGCGGTTTCGTCGTCGACGAGGACGCGGTGGCGGGCGACAACCCGATCGTCCCCGAAGACACCGTCCTGAAGCACCCCTTCCGTACCGGTGACGAGCTGCTGCGCCTCACCAAGGAGACCGGCCTGTCGATCTCGGCGCTGATGCTGGAGAACGAGAAGGCCTGGCGCACCGAGGAAGAGATCCGGGAGGGGCTGCTGGAGATCTGGCGGGTCATGCAGGCCTGCGTCGCGCGCGGCATGTCCCGCGAGGGCATCCTGCCGGGCGGTCTCAAGGTCCGCCGGCGCGCCGCGACCACGGCCCGCAAGCTGCGCTCCGAGGGCGACCCGCAGGCGCTCGCCATGGAGTGGATCACGCTCTACGCGATGGCCGTGAACGAGGAGAACGCGGCCGGCGGCCGGGTCGTCACCGCCCCCACGAACGGCGCCGCGGGCATCATCCCGGCGGTCCTGCACTACTACATGAACTTCGTGCCCGGCGCCGACGAGAAGGGCATCGTCGACTTCCTGCTCGCCGCGGGCGCGATCGGCATGCTCTTCAAGGAGAACGCCTCGATCTCCGGCGCCGAGGTCGGCTGCCAGGGCGAGGTCGGCTCCGCCTGCTCGATGGCCGCGGGCGCGCTCGCCGAGGTCCTCGGCGGCTCCCCGGAGCAGGTCGAGAACGCCGCGGAGATCGGCATGGAACACAACCTGGGCCTCACCTGCGACCCGGTCGGCGGCCTGGTCCAGATCCCGTGCATCGAGCGCAACGGCATGGCGGCGGTCAAGGCCGTCACGGCCGCGAAGATGGCGATGCGCGGCGACGGCAGCCACAAGGTGTCCCTGGACAAGGTCATCAAAACGATGAAGGAGACCGGCGCCGACATGTCGGTCAAGTACAAGGAGACCGCCCGCGGCGGTCTCGCGGTGAACATCATCGAGTGCTGA
- a CDS encoding GNAT family N-acetyltransferase: MSDELARILAAAAEGRFPPADGGVTVMDRPGARDEGVVAFTAHSVVFTAEDPEWIRAELAATASDRLAATMNPGFLAALMRRTGRSMDTIDLVTVADALPGEPDVELREIQDREHPRVVGALKRRDDVRVWAADGGVLVLGRGLAGRWEVSLEVDEEARGRGVGPRLAVAARHLVPGPVLWSQQSPGNARSVRAFQRAGFRPVASEAILAAC; this comes from the coding sequence ATGAGCGACGAACTGGCACGGATTCTCGCCGCCGCGGCCGAGGGGCGGTTCCCGCCCGCGGACGGCGGGGTGACGGTGATGGACCGGCCCGGTGCGCGGGACGAGGGCGTGGTGGCCTTCACCGCGCACTCGGTCGTCTTCACCGCCGAGGACCCTGAGTGGATACGGGCCGAACTGGCGGCCACCGCCTCCGACCGGCTGGCCGCCACCATGAACCCTGGTTTCCTGGCGGCCCTCATGAGGCGCACCGGACGGTCGATGGACACCATCGATCTGGTGACGGTCGCGGACGCGCTGCCCGGGGAGCCCGATGTCGAACTGCGCGAGATCCAGGACCGCGAGCATCCCCGGGTGGTCGGCGCCCTGAAGCGCCGCGACGACGTGCGGGTGTGGGCGGCGGACGGCGGGGTGCTCGTGCTGGGCCGCGGGCTGGCCGGCCGCTGGGAGGTGTCCCTCGAGGTCGACGAGGAGGCGCGGGGCCGGGGCGTCGGTCCCCGGCTCGCCGTCGCCGCCCGGCACCTGGTGCCAGGGCCGGTGCTGTGGTCCCAGCAGTCACCGGGCAACGCACGCAGTGTGCGGGCGTTCCAGCGCGCCGGGTTCCGGCCGGTCGCCTCCGAGGCGATCCTCGCCGCATGTTAG
- a CDS encoding EF-hand domain-containing protein — protein MADIESARKAFDRYDADGDGFITAAEYKTAMAQMGDWNVTESVAEAVIAAQDTDKDKLLSFDEFWAHLNKA, from the coding sequence GTGGCGGACATCGAGTCAGCACGCAAGGCGTTCGACCGTTACGACGCGGACGGCGACGGCTTCATCACCGCGGCCGAGTACAAGACGGCCATGGCTCAGATGGGTGACTGGAACGTCACCGAGTCGGTGGCCGAGGCCGTGATCGCCGCACAGGACACCGACAAGGACAAGCTCCTGTCGTTCGACGAGTTCTGGGCCCACCTGAACAAGGCCTGA